The genomic stretch AATCACTTCATACACCTGCTGTTTAATTTGTTTCAGTTCTTCGACCAGCTGTTCATACTGCTGGCGTGACTGCTCCCCGATTTGAAAAACCTCGTCCTTGCTCCCGTCAACGGTTTTCAGCATCTTCATCAAAATAGAATCCAGCACTTTGGAATCCATCTTTGTTTTATTCATAATTTCCCTCCGTCACGGCGTTGTCATATATTTTTATTATAAATGTAATTGATCTGCAAATTATGTCGAATTATAATGAAAGAATGCGTATATTCTAGAAAAAAACATTTTTATATACTATCTACTCTTTATGATACCAAAATACGCACAAAAATTCTAAAGACTGTACGAATTTGTATAGGCAGTCTTTTATGCTTAGCAGGAGGGTCAGCTAGCATGCTGCACAGCTATTTTACTGTGAAAGAAGCGGGAGAACACGAGATTGTTATAGAAAAATCGCGTTTTATCTGTCATTTAAGCCGTGTTTCTACCGAACAAGAGGCACAGGAATTTATACAGAAAATAAAGAAACAGCACTGGAATGCGACTCATAATTGCTCGGCTTATGTTATTGGCGAGAATGATCATATCCAAAAAGCCAATGATGACGGGGAACCAAGCGGTACAGCGGGAGTGCCGATGCTCGAGGTTTTAAAAAAACGCAGGCTGAAGGATACTTGCGCCGTCGTTACACGCTACTTCGGAGGCATTAAGCTTGGTGCTGGCGGATTAATTCGCGCTTATGGGAAATCAGTGTCTGAAGGATTAAATCATATAGGTGTTGTAGAACGGAAGCTTATGCGAATCATGCATACTTCTGCAGATTACACATGGCTTGGCAAGATTGAAAATGAATTAAGGGAGTCACAATTTCTGTTAAAGGAAATCCATTATTCAGAAAATGTTGAATTCGAAACATACGTGGAAGAAAAAGAAACCAACGCTTTTTCTGAATGGATGACAGAACTGACAAATGGAAAGAGTGATATTAAAGAGGGAGAGTTGACGTATCTTGAAAAAGCCGTCAATCACATAAAGGAGACTGAATAATGGCTGAACGCGTTAGAGTGCGTGTGCGAAAAAAGAAAAAGAGCAAACGTAGGAAAATTTTAAAAAGAATAATGTTATTGTTCGCCCTTGCACTATTGGTAGTTGTAGGGCTTGGCGGGTATAAACTTTATAAAACCATTAACGCTGCGGATGAATCGTACGATGCCCTATCCCGCGGGAATAAATCAAATCTTCGCAACGAAGTTGTAGACATGAAGAAAAAACCATTTTCTATTTTATTTATGGGAATAGAGGATTACGCGACTAAAGGACAAAAAGGGAGATCAGACTCTCTTATTGTTGTTACCCTGGATCCCAAAAATAAAACCATGAAAATGCTGAGCATTCCGCGTGACACACGTGTGCAATTAGCTGGTGACACAACGGGAAGCAAGACGAAGATCAATGCCGCTTACAGCAAAGGCGGTAAAGATGAAACAGTTGAAACTGTTGAAAACTTCTTGCAAATCCCGATCGATAAATATGTCACAGTTGATTTTGACGGATTTAAAGATGTGATTAATGAAGTCGGCGGTATTGATGTTGACGTGCCTTTCGATTTCGATGAAAAAAGTGATGTAGACGAAAGCAAACGGATTTACTTCAAAAAAGGCGAGATGCATTTGAACGGCGAAGAAGCCTTAGCATATGCCCGGATGAGAAAACAGGATAAACGCGGAGACTTTGGCCGTAATGACAGACAAAAACAAATCTTAAACGCGCTGATTGACCGCATGTCAAGTGCAAGCAACATTGCTAAAATTGATAAAATCGCAGAAAAAGCCAGCGAAAACGTTGAAACCAATATTCGCATTACTGAAGGTTTAGCGCTTCAGCAGATTTACAGCGGCTTTACCAGCAAAAAAATCGACACATTGAGCATTACAGGTTCTGATTTGTATTTAGGGCCTAACAACACATATTACTTTGAACCTGATGCTACAAATCTCGAGAAAGTCAGAAAAACGCTTCAAGAGCATTTAGATTATACTCCTGATACAAGCACTGGCACTTCCGGTACCGAAGACGGGACTGACAGCTCAAGCAGTTCTGGCAGCACTGGCAGCACTGGCACAACAACTGACGGGACGACGAACGGAAGCAGCTATTCGAATGACAGCAGCACAAGCTCAAACAACAGTACAACGAATTCAACAACTGATTCATCCTATTAAAAAATGCCCGGTCCTTTTAGAGGATCGGGCATTTTTGCGCAGAAAAAAACTCCGGCACATAAGCCGGAGTTTTTAATTCCTTTTCACCAGCCGTTTATAAAACTTTGTAAACGGCTTAAATTTTTCATTCACGAGTCCTGTCACTTCTGCTATGATTTGCATAAAAATAATCAAAATGAAGATAATAAACAAAGAAAGCCAAATTGTGGCACTTTTAAGTACAATCGCACTGATACTGAAAATAAATCCAATTAAATAAATAACTAAGACCGACATCCGATGTGAAAGGCCAAAGGCCATCAGTCTATGGTGAATATGCGACTTATCAGGCGCTGAAATCGGCTGTTTGTTTAATATTCTTCTGATGATAGCAAATGTTGTATCAAAAATCGGTACGCCTAATATAATAATCGGGATAACGATACTGAACAATGTGACACTTTTATACAGGCCTAATAATGAAAGAATCGAGATACTATACCCTAAAAACAGTGATCCCGTATCTCCCATAAAGATTTTTGCCGGATGGAAGTTGTAAAACAAAAACCCCAGCGTGCTGGCAATAACGACTAATGAGAGTGACAGAATGAGCACTTTTCCGCCGGATAGCGCCATGACAGCAATCGTTGACAGGCCGATAACAGAAAGACCGGCAGCAAGGCCATCCAATCCATCAATCAGGTTAATTGCGTTCGTGATGCCGACAATCCATAATACCGTCAGCGGATAAGCCATCCATCCTAACTCAAATCGTTCTGTTAAAAAAGGTACTGAGAAAAAGTCCATTTTTAAGCCAGTGCTTACAATCATAATGGCTACACCTAATTGAATCAAAAACTTAACTTTTGCACTTAATTGATATTTATCGTCAAGAATACCTAACACAATAATGATGAATGCTCCGACTGTAATTGCCGTCATCCTTGTTTCTGTGTAAATACCGGATGCAAGCACGCCTGCAACCACCCCGATAAATATGGCCAGCCCGCCCATGCGGGGCATGATTTTGTCATGTACTTTTCGATTGCTGGGCTGGTCAACTGCACCTATTTTAATCGCAATCCTTTTTACGATTGGGGTTATGATTAAAACTGTCAGCAGCGAGACAATAAACGCAACAACAATGCGAATCATGCGTTCGTCAAGCATAAAGAAGTCTCCTTTGGAATTAAATGAAGTCTTTATTTATATAGAGAACCGTTCCTTCCATTATACCTTCTCCTTAGTTATTATAACAAGCTTCATCAAAAAGAAACACGTATAATCAAAAAACGCGCATCCCAATTTATAGGACTACGCATGTTTTTGAATCCCTGTATATTTCATAATTTGTCTAAATAAGCAATTCCAATCTTGTGTCCGGGCGATGTTTCGGCGCATTTCTTTATAGGTCTCGTCTCCGTTTTGACCGAGAACTTTTTCACAAGCGGCTATAAAATCAATCGGATGATCGCCCTCTACATATTCGTATACATACGGCTTTTGCATTTTTGAGGTTGAC from Bacillus subtilis subsp. subtilis str. 168 encodes the following:
- the tagV gene encoding teichoic acid-peptidoglycan tethering enzyme (LCP component) with transcription regulator domain (Evidence 1a: Function from experimental evidences in the studied strain; PubMedId: 19099556, 29107701; Product type e: enzyme) encodes the protein MAERVRVRVRKKKKSKRRKILKRIMLLFALALLVVVGLGGYKLYKTINAADESYDALSRGNKSNLRNEVVDMKKKPFSILFMGIEDYATKGQKGRSDSLIVVTLDPKNKTMKMLSIPRDTRVQLAGDTTGSKTKINAAYSKGGKDETVETVENFLQIPIDKYVTVDFDGFKDVINEVGGIDVDVPFDFDEKSDVDESKRIYFKKGEMHLNGEEALAYARMRKQDKRGDFGRNDRQKQILNALIDRMSSASNIAKIDKIAEKASENVETNIRITEGLALQQIYSGFTSKKIDTLSITGSDLYLGPNNTYYFEPDATNLEKVRKTLQEHLDYTPDTSTGTSGTEDGTDSSSSSGSTGSTGTTTDGTTNGSSYSNDSSTSSNNSTTNSTTDSSY
- the tagO gene encoding UDP-N-acetylglucosamine:undecaprenyl-P N-acetylglucosaminyl-1-P transferase (Evidence 1a: Function from experimental evidences in the studied strain; PubMedId: 12101296, 12682299, 15849754, 16850406, 17012386, 18156271, 27312048; Product type e: enzyme); the encoded protein is MLDERMIRIVVAFIVSLLTVLIITPIVKRIAIKIGAVDQPSNRKVHDKIMPRMGGLAIFIGVVAGVLASGIYTETRMTAITVGAFIIIVLGILDDKYQLSAKVKFLIQLGVAIMIVSTGLKMDFFSVPFLTERFELGWMAYPLTVLWIVGITNAINLIDGLDGLAAGLSVIGLSTIAVMALSGGKVLILSLSLVVIASTLGFLFYNFHPAKIFMGDTGSLFLGYSISILSLLGLYKSVTLFSIVIPIIILGVPIFDTTFAIIRRILNKQPISAPDKSHIHHRLMAFGLSHRMSVLVIYLIGFIFSISAIVLKSATIWLSLFIIFILIIFMQIIAEVTGLVNEKFKPFTKFYKRLVKRN
- the yvyE gene encoding putative translation regulator (Evidence 3: Putative function from multiple computational evidences; PubMedId: 11116084, 15103642, 21239490, 22404850; Product type r: regulator), producing the protein MLHSYFTVKEAGEHEIVIEKSRFICHLSRVSTEQEAQEFIQKIKKQHWNATHNCSAYVIGENDHIQKANDDGEPSGTAGVPMLEVLKKRRLKDTCAVVTRYFGGIKLGAGGLIRAYGKSVSEGLNHIGVVERKLMRIMHTSADYTWLGKIENELRESQFLLKEIHYSENVEFETYVEEKETNAFSEWMTELTNGKSDIKEGELTYLEKAVNHIKETE